Proteins from a genomic interval of Bacteroidota bacterium:
- a CDS encoding glycosyltransferase → MPKVLRIVNRFNLGGPTYNAAYLTKYLSPEFETLLIGGMKDDSEESSEFILKNLELEYQIIPEMKRSINPFNDFSAYNKIKKIIRYFKPDIVHTHAAKAGALGRKAAFACNVPITVHTFHGHVFHSYFGSLKTSVYKTIERNLAKKTNAIIAISQKQKSELVEEHKIVSEEKVHVIPLGFDLQRFNDNSVSKRKLFREKYNLSEDVISIGIVGRLVPVKNHMLFLEAVKFVEENSKQKIKAFIIGDGEERQKLKSTVNELRLNEIVVFTSWEKEVHKIYPGLDIVCLTSFNEGTPVSLIEAQAANKAIVTTNAGGIEDAVIPNKTALISEVADKRNFYNNLLEMVENDSMRHEFGKNGWLFVKEKFGLLRLTTEVKNLYHTLLK, encoded by the coding sequence ATGCCTAAAGTTTTACGCATAGTCAATCGTTTTAATCTTGGAGGACCAACCTACAATGCAGCTTATCTGACGAAATATCTGTCGCCAGAATTTGAGACACTTTTGATTGGTGGAATGAAAGATGATTCGGAGGAAAGTTCTGAATTCATTTTAAAAAACCTTGAATTGGAATATCAAATTATTCCTGAGATGAAACGAAGCATTAATCCGTTTAATGATTTTTCTGCTTATAATAAAATTAAAAAAATCATACGGTATTTCAAGCCGGATATTGTTCATACACATGCAGCAAAAGCGGGAGCACTGGGAAGAAAAGCGGCATTTGCATGCAATGTTCCGATAACAGTACATACTTTTCATGGGCATGTTTTTCATTCTTACTTCGGAAGTTTGAAAACTTCTGTTTATAAAACCATTGAACGTAATCTTGCGAAAAAAACCAACGCCATTATTGCTATCAGTCAAAAACAGAAATCGGAATTAGTTGAAGAACATAAAATTGTTTCAGAGGAAAAAGTTCATGTGATTCCTCTCGGCTTTGATTTGCAGAGGTTTAATGATAATTCAGTGAGTAAAAGAAAATTATTCCGAGAAAAATACAATCTCAGTGAAGATGTTATTTCAATTGGGATTGTTGGAAGATTAGTTCCTGTAAAAAATCATATGCTGTTTCTTGAAGCCGTAAAGTTTGTAGAGGAAAATTCGAAACAAAAAATAAAAGCATTTATTATTGGTGATGGCGAGGAGCGCCAAAAACTCAAATCAACAGTAAATGAACTTAGACTCAATGAGATTGTAGTATTCACATCGTGGGAAAAGGAAGTGCATAAAATTTATCCGGGACTGGATATCGTATGCCTTACTTCATTCAATGAGGGAACACCTGTCAGTTTGATAGAAGCGCAGGCAGCAAACAAAGCGATTGTAACTACAAATGCCGGTGGAATAGAAGATGCAGTCATCCCGAATAAGACTGCTCTCATTTCAGAGGTTGCCGATAAAAGGAATTTTTACAATAATCTTCTTGAAATGGTTGAAAATGATTCTATGCGCCATGAATTTGGTAAAAATGGATGGCTCTTTGTAAAGGAAAAGTTTGGATTATTACGTCTTACAACTGAAGTTAAAAATTTGTATCACACACTTTTGAAATAA